Proteins found in one Halobaculum sp. MBLA0147 genomic segment:
- a CDS encoding P-loop NTPase, whose protein sequence is MPDVYAISSAKGGVGKTTTAANLAATLAAAGHSVVAVDGDIGTPNLGPALGVEPGPDDPTVHDVLAGEAALPEAAYEGPHGVYVVPGADDLESFRRADPSRLADVLANVSGIDYVIVDTSAGLTHESALPLSLADGVLLVTTPDRDALAATRKSLRLTRQLGGTVAGVTLNRATEETTDPEVDAPILGRIPESRALATGSAAGEPITAHDPRGDVALAFRRLASRLAVERVPPPPGVEDVPAGETGSGATAERTESGQSRSAGGGGASTQTDTTGRTQADTADPSRTAGADPNPTGGTDPTPTDATDGGPGRGDVPRGAPGGVAGGSEASSGRPDDTRADHSEPNTGASPDRGEANTGASSDRGEANTGASPNRQEPGTIVSPDRREPDAGTTPDRTESDTGAAPDRSEPRADEQYDDDAVIIEEDEDSPEEDPAAAEARTVLGETVPEDAISREETERGNAVEYEIDRDAIPFSEDEADDDDEDDGGGFLGRLFRS, encoded by the coding sequence ATGCCGGACGTGTACGCCATCTCCTCCGCCAAAGGCGGGGTGGGGAAGACGACGACAGCCGCCAACCTCGCGGCGACGCTGGCGGCGGCCGGACACAGCGTGGTGGCGGTGGACGGCGACATCGGCACGCCGAACCTGGGGCCAGCGTTGGGCGTCGAGCCGGGGCCCGACGACCCGACGGTCCACGACGTGCTCGCTGGAGAGGCGGCGCTGCCGGAGGCGGCCTACGAGGGGCCGCACGGGGTGTACGTCGTCCCGGGCGCCGACGACCTGGAGTCGTTCCGTCGGGCCGATCCCTCTCGGCTCGCGGACGTGCTCGCGAACGTCTCTGGAATCGACTACGTGATCGTCGACACCAGCGCCGGGCTCACCCACGAGAGTGCGCTCCCGCTGTCGCTCGCGGACGGGGTGCTCCTCGTGACGACGCCGGACCGCGACGCGCTGGCGGCGACGCGGAAGTCCCTGCGACTCACGCGGCAACTCGGCGGAACCGTCGCCGGAGTCACGCTCAACCGTGCCACCGAGGAGACGACGGACCCCGAGGTGGACGCGCCGATCCTCGGACGGATTCCCGAGTCGCGGGCGCTGGCGACCGGGAGCGCCGCCGGGGAGCCGATCACGGCCCACGACCCGCGTGGCGACGTGGCGCTGGCGTTCCGACGACTCGCCTCGCGGCTCGCCGTCGAACGCGTCCCGCCGCCGCCGGGCGTCGAGGACGTGCCCGCCGGCGAGACCGGGAGCGGCGCGACGGCCGAGCGGACCGAGTCGGGGCAGTCGCGTAGCGCCGGTGGCGGGGGTGCGTCGACCCAGACAGACACGACCGGTCGGACGCAGGCGGACACCGCGGACCCGAGTCGGACGGCGGGGGCCGACCCGAACCCGACAGGCGGGACCGATCCGACTCCGACGGACGCGACGGACGGCGGCCCCGGACGCGGCGACGTGCCGCGCGGTGCTCCGGGTGGCGTCGCCGGTGGGTCCGAGGCGTCGTCTGGCCGGCCGGACGACACACGAGCCGATCACTCGGAGCCGAACACCGGGGCGTCGCCGGACCGAGGTGAAGCGAACACCGGGGCGTCGTCGGATCGAGGTGAAGCGAACACTGGGGCGTCGCCGAACCGACAGGAACCGGGCACGATTGTGTCGCCGGATCGGCGGGAGCCAGACGCCGGTACGACACCGGACCGCACGGAGTCGGACACCGGAGCGGCACCGGACCGCTCGGAGCCGCGTGCCGACGAGCAGTACGACGACGACGCGGTGATCATCGAGGAGGACGAGGACAGCCCCGAGGAGGACCCGGCGGCCGCCGAGGCCCGGACGGTGCTCGGCGAGACGGTGCCCGAAGACGCCATCTCCCGCGAGGAGACGGAGCGTGGCAACGCCGTCGAGTACGAGATCGACCGCGACGCGATCCCGTTCTCCGAGGACGAGGCCGACGACGACGACGAGGACGACGGCGGTGGGTTCCTCGGACGGCTGTTCCGCTCGTGA